Proteins from a genomic interval of Nocardia sp. BMG51109:
- a CDS encoding ABC transporter ATP-binding protein, which produces MPSLLEVDDVTVVFGGNRALDGAGLRAERGAVTGLIGPNGAGKSTLFDVICGLRKPTSGRVAIGGADVTRLGPSRRARHGLARTFQRLELFGRLTVRDNLLVAAELGPHRRQAHRTVAEIIDRLGLHEVADTSADDLPTGTARLVEVGRAVAARPGLILLDEPAAGQDHTETERFGDLLRSLADDGTAVLLVEHDMGLVMNVCDEVFVLDLGKVIASGPPAAIRSDQAVLAAYLGDV; this is translated from the coding sequence GTGCCGTCGCTACTGGAAGTTGACGATGTCACCGTCGTGTTCGGCGGCAACCGGGCGCTGGACGGCGCCGGGTTGCGCGCCGAGCGCGGCGCGGTGACCGGGTTGATCGGCCCCAACGGGGCCGGCAAGAGCACGCTGTTCGACGTGATCTGCGGGCTGCGCAAGCCGACCAGCGGGCGGGTGGCGATCGGCGGCGCCGACGTCACCCGGCTCGGGCCCTCGCGCCGCGCCCGGCACGGCCTGGCCCGGACGTTCCAGCGGCTGGAGTTGTTCGGCCGCTTGACCGTTCGCGACAATCTGCTGGTGGCCGCCGAACTCGGCCCGCATCGCCGGCAGGCGCACCGGACCGTCGCCGAGATCATCGATCGGCTCGGCCTGCACGAGGTCGCCGACACCTCCGCCGACGACCTGCCGACGGGCACCGCCCGCCTGGTGGAGGTGGGCCGGGCCGTTGCGGCGCGTCCCGGGCTGATCCTGCTCGACGAGCCGGCCGCGGGCCAGGACCACACCGAGACCGAGCGTTTCGGCGATCTGCTGCGCTCGCTGGCCGACGACGGCACCGCGGTACTGCTCGTCGAGCACGATATGGGCCTGGTGATGAACGTGTGCGACGAGGTGTTCGTGCTGGACCTCGGCAAGGTCATCGCCTCCGGCCCGCCCGCGGCCATCCGCTCCGACCAGGCCGTGCTGGCGGCCTACCTGGGGGACGTATGA
- a CDS encoding ABC transporter ATP-binding protein encodes MTEKGTETTSSEVPDGPALLGLRAVRAAYDAVTVLHGVDLDVAAGQVVALLGPNGAGKTTTLKAIAGVHPIASGRLLLGGRDATGAQPRDLARAGVCLIPEGRGVFPNLTVRDNLLMMTFTGRSRAEIEQTAFDRFPVLGKRAGQIAGTLSGGEQQMLALARGLATDPAVLLLDELSMGLAPLVAGQLYEEVAAIARQGVAVLVVEQFAAAVLGIADHAAVLVRGRVSRQGHPDEIRDELAALYLGSTP; translated from the coding sequence GTGACCGAGAAGGGCACGGAGACAACGAGTTCCGAGGTTCCCGATGGCCCCGCACTGCTGGGGCTGCGGGCGGTGCGGGCCGCCTACGATGCCGTCACGGTGCTGCACGGGGTGGATCTGGACGTCGCGGCCGGGCAGGTGGTGGCGCTGCTGGGTCCCAACGGGGCGGGCAAGACCACGACCCTGAAGGCGATCGCGGGCGTGCACCCGATCGCGTCCGGGCGGCTGCTGCTCGGCGGGCGCGACGCGACCGGCGCGCAGCCGCGCGACCTGGCCCGGGCGGGTGTCTGCCTGATCCCGGAGGGCCGGGGCGTATTCCCGAACCTCACCGTGCGCGACAACCTGCTGATGATGACGTTCACCGGCCGCTCGCGCGCGGAGATCGAACAGACCGCGTTCGACCGGTTCCCCGTGCTCGGCAAGCGCGCCGGCCAGATCGCCGGCACCCTGTCCGGCGGCGAACAGCAGATGCTCGCGCTGGCCCGGGGACTGGCCACCGACCCGGCCGTGCTGTTGCTCGACGAGCTGTCGATGGGCTTGGCGCCCTTGGTCGCCGGGCAGCTCTACGAAGAAGTGGCCGCGATCGCCCGCCAAGGGGTCGCGGTGCTGGTGGTGGAGCAGTTCGCGGCCGCCGTCCTGGGCATTGCCGACCACGCCGCGGTGCTGGTGCGCGGGCGCGTCTCCCGGCAGGGGCATCCCGACGAGATTCGCGACGAATTGGCAGCCCTCTATCTAGGAAGTACCCCATGA
- a CDS encoding ABC transporter permease: MEQFLAFGIVGLSTAAIYAIIGSGLVLTYTTTGVFNFAHGAAGMISAFVYWQLTIGWDWPVPMAIVAVLLVFAPLFGLAFGKALAPTQGLGDAEKLVMTIALLSGLIVLARWVWNPNESRSLPRFFADRSSIDLGPVTLTWHQALTMAVAVAVAVVLRILLFRTRTGAEMRATVDDRALVGLTGADPRRANRIAWILGIELAAIGGILIAPTVTLDAQQLSLLIVSAYSAAIFGRLRNLPMTFLGAVVIGLMESYLTGYLPSNAYLPGLRLAAPALLLFVALLAFPHGRLRGRDRKLKSVPLPTINGSAAFAAAIVVFGLMLATMLSEADLITYGAMFAWGVIALSYVPLLGFAGQISLCQLSLAGVGAVAYAHLGPDGQWWALLAAMAIAGVVGAVVAVPALRLSGVYLALATAAFAVVLDRWIFTLPSFEILGVRISLFDQGSVSLVGPDLFGLELDSTAEITVFASVCLAVAGVGVALLRRSRFGRRLIALRDSEAAYATLGGSLLVARVLVFALSAAIAGLGGALYGMQLRAVGPDQFNFVAGLPIFLIVTIAGLGAVGAGMFTGMVFAGPLNVIPVLWPGLQNLAQVLPSLGGIAFGGGVLREGAIGPLRKDWFPMLRDRIVAPALGLVVLGLWGLRLIDAINGWMFTLGVVVAAVAARIWHASRTRPEPGPVDVPVEWWGLQRPWDARDREVLDRAVATGS, from the coding sequence ATGGAGCAGTTCCTAGCGTTCGGGATCGTCGGCCTCAGCACGGCGGCGATCTACGCCATCATCGGCAGCGGCCTGGTGCTCACCTACACCACCACGGGCGTGTTCAACTTCGCGCACGGCGCCGCCGGCATGATCTCGGCATTCGTGTACTGGCAGTTGACGATCGGCTGGGACTGGCCGGTGCCGATGGCGATCGTCGCGGTGCTGCTGGTCTTCGCGCCCCTGTTCGGCCTGGCGTTCGGTAAGGCGCTGGCGCCGACGCAGGGGCTCGGGGACGCCGAGAAGCTGGTGATGACCATCGCGCTGCTGAGCGGTCTGATCGTGCTGGCGCGGTGGGTCTGGAATCCGAACGAATCGCGGTCGCTGCCACGGTTCTTCGCCGACCGGTCCTCGATCGACCTCGGCCCGGTCACCCTCACCTGGCATCAGGCGCTCACCATGGCGGTCGCCGTGGCGGTCGCGGTCGTGCTCCGAATCCTGTTGTTCCGCACCAGAACCGGCGCGGAGATGCGGGCGACCGTGGACGACCGGGCGCTGGTGGGACTGACCGGCGCCGATCCACGCCGGGCCAACCGGATCGCCTGGATTCTGGGCATCGAACTGGCCGCGATCGGCGGCATCCTGATCGCGCCGACGGTGACGCTGGATGCCCAGCAACTGTCGCTGCTGATCGTGAGCGCCTACAGCGCGGCCATTTTCGGCCGCCTGCGCAACCTGCCGATGACGTTCCTGGGCGCCGTGGTGATCGGGCTGATGGAGAGCTATCTCACCGGATATCTCCCGAGCAACGCCTATCTGCCCGGGTTGCGGCTGGCGGCGCCCGCGCTGCTGCTGTTCGTGGCGCTGCTGGCGTTCCCGCACGGGCGGCTGCGCGGGCGCGACCGCAAGCTGAAATCCGTTCCGCTGCCGACGATCAACGGGTCGGCGGCGTTCGCCGCGGCGATCGTGGTGTTCGGCCTGATGCTGGCGACCATGCTCAGCGAGGCCGATCTGATCACCTACGGCGCCATGTTCGCGTGGGGCGTGATCGCGCTGTCCTACGTGCCGCTGCTGGGGTTCGCCGGGCAGATCTCGCTGTGCCAGCTGAGCCTGGCCGGCGTGGGTGCGGTGGCGTACGCGCATCTGGGGCCGGACGGCCAGTGGTGGGCGCTGCTCGCGGCGATGGCCATCGCCGGTGTCGTCGGGGCGGTGGTCGCCGTTCCGGCGCTGCGACTTTCGGGCGTGTACCTGGCGCTGGCGACGGCCGCGTTCGCGGTCGTGCTGGACCGGTGGATCTTCACGCTGCCCTCGTTCGAGATTCTCGGCGTGCGGATCTCGCTGTTCGATCAGGGCTCGGTCTCGCTGGTCGGGCCCGACCTGTTCGGCCTGGAACTGGACTCCACCGCGGAGATCACGGTATTCGCCTCGGTATGCCTGGCGGTCGCGGGCGTGGGGGTTGCGCTGTTGCGGCGCAGCCGGTTCGGGCGGCGGCTGATCGCGCTGCGCGACAGCGAGGCGGCCTACGCCACCCTCGGCGGCAGCCTGCTGGTGGCCCGGGTGCTGGTGTTCGCCCTCTCGGCCGCCATCGCCGGGCTGGGCGGTGCGCTGTACGGCATGCAGCTGCGGGCGGTGGGGCCGGACCAGTTCAACTTCGTCGCCGGGTTGCCGATCTTCCTGATCGTGACCATCGCCGGGCTGGGCGCGGTCGGCGCGGGCATGTTCACGGGCATGGTCTTCGCCGGGCCGCTGAACGTCATCCCGGTGCTGTGGCCCGGCCTGCAGAATCTCGCGCAGGTGCTGCCCTCGCTCGGTGGAATCGCGTTCGGCGGCGGCGTTCTCCGGGAGGGCGCGATCGGGCCGCTGCGCAAGGACTGGTTCCCGATGCTGCGCGACCGGATCGTCGCCCCGGCGCTGGGACTGGTGGTTCTCGGACTGTGGGGACTGCGGCTGATCGACGCGATCAACGGCTGGATGTTCACCCTCGGGGTCGTGGTGGCCGCGGTGGCCGCACGCATCTGGCACGCGTCGCGGACCCGGCCGGAGCCCGGGCCGGTCGACGTGCCGGTCGAATGGTGGGGCCTCCAGCGCCCCTGGGACGCTCGGGACAGGGAGGTGCTCGACCGTGCCGTCGCTACTGGAAGTTGA